A stretch of DNA from Natrinema halophilum:
CGGCCCGGACCTCGAGACGCGTCGAGACGTTGACACTGTTCGGAACTGCACCTCGGGGAAGCGCGTTCGACCTCGAGGCGCTTTTCGCGCCGCCGGACGATCGAGCGGCGCTTCGGTCGTCGCTCGAGGCAGGACTCTCCGAAGACTTTCTCGAGGCCCAGCCCGACGTTTGCGACGGCATCGCGGATTGGCGGGCCGACGGAGATGCCGATCGAGCGGGCTGGACGGCACAGGTCGAAGCGCTCGAGGGATTCGACGCGACCGACTGGCTGGTCGAGGTGACCCAGCCGACACGGGTGATCCACGGCGGCGGGGACGAACTGGTCTCGCCTGCGACAGGAGAAGCGCTGGCGCAAGGGCTGCCGCGTGGCGAGTTCGTCGAACTCGAGGGGGCGGGACACCTCTGTTTCGTCGAGCGCTCGCGGACGGTCAACGACCTGTTGCTGGGCTTTCTCGAGGAGCGGACGGACGGCCCGCGGGATTCGTCGTAGTCGACGAACGGCCCGCGGGATTCGTCGTAGTCGACGGACGGCCGGTGCTCGAACTCGGGAGTCGCAGTTACGCTCGGTATCGCCTGGCTCAGTCGCAGCCGTTCCCGACGGATCGAGTCAACTAGCGGTCGCGACGCACTATCCCGCCAAGTCGTTCGGCGAAAGGTCCGTGCTTGCGACTGACCCCCGGTCTACTACGTACTCGAGCGTGGGAGGGTTCACCGTGACTCTCTCGCTGGCGCGTCGAGCGGAGCACTTCCCGGACCGAACGGCGGTCGTCGACATCTCCGAGGATCGGCTGTACGCCCCTGCAGAAACGATCGACGAAGATCGGATTACCTACGACGGGCTGTCGACGGTTGCGACGCGGACGGCTGCCCGTCTCTCGTCGAGGGGGATCGGCCCCGGCGATACGGTCTGTCTCGTCACGCGAAACCGGGTCGCTTCGCTCGCCCTCTTTTTCGCGTGTCGGCGGCTGGGTGCGACCCTCGCGCCGATCTCGCACCTCCTGACACCGGCTTCGGTCGACCGACCGTTCGACGTCCTCGAGCCCGAACTGGTCGTCGCCGAGGCTGCCCAGCGCGATCTGGTGCGCTCGATCCCGTTCGATCGAGCGGTGACGATCGAGGAACTGACCGAAACCGAACGCGCTCCGGTGGCGTTCGATGACGACCGCGCGAGAACACACTCGCCGCTGGCGCTCCACGGCGTATCGGGGCGTCCGGTCGCCCGCTACTCCGCGGACACCCTCGAGCGAAACTGCGTCACAGGCATCGTCGCGTGGGGGCTCGCCGCGAACGACGTCGTCCCGCTGACGCTACCGCTTGCAACGGCAGACGGGTTCGTTCGCGTGGCGCTGTCGGTGCTCTTTGTCGGCGGGACGCTCCTGCTCGACCGTGCGTTCGACCCCGGCGACGCGGCGACGGCGATGGCCGAAGCGGACGCGACGTTTCTCCCTGGACGCGAACCGGCGATTCGCGATATTGCGAACGCATCCGGCTTCGAGAACGCAGTCGATTCGCTCGAGCGCGTCGTCTGCGAGGGACCGGTCGCCGACGACGTAGTCGCGGCCTATCACGACTGCGGCGTTACAGTTGCTCGAGCCTACGGCCGTCTAGAGTGTCCGACCGCTCTCAGCCAGCGATTTGGCGCAGATCGAGGTGAGTCCGACAGCACCGCCTCCGTCGTCGGCCGTCCGGTTCCTGACTGCCGGGCTCGACTGATCGACGGCGAGGACTCGGTCCTCGAGGATGCGGCGACCGGTCGTCTCCAGCTTGCGGGACCGATGGTCGCCGACGGCTACGTAACTCCGTCCAGCACCGGTGACGAGCAAGGTGGCGAACCCGCTGATCTCGAGGGCAGCGAGCGCGAGGCGGCCGAGGACCGCGGCCGGTTTACCGACGGCTGGTTCGACACGGGCCAGCGCTTCCGCCGGGACGAAGGCGGTAACTATCACCTCCGATGATCGTACCGTCGTGTCTTCGAGAGCGGATTTTCCGTCGGCCCAATTTACGCTGTGACTGATATCCGCCCCGAAGCGAGTGTCTCCCGTCGGTCCCACACCACCCTCTGGCTCGCCCGCCCTTCCACGGGTGTCCCGAATATCGGCAACGTTGCAACCGTGCGCAAGGCCTATTTTTATCGAGTTGCCAGTAGCGTGCAATGAGTCAGCTACGTATCGCCGTCCTGAACGCCGCTCATCGGGACGAAAACACGACGCGGAACTTCCGGCGCGAACTCGACGCGTCGCTGGCAGAGTTCGATGTTACCGACGGTACGGTTCCCGACACTTTCGAGTACGATGGGGTCGTCGTTACCGGCTCGCGGGCGTCGGTCTACTGGGACGACGACTGGATATCGCCGGTCGCGGAGTGGGTCGGCGAAGCGATCGATCGGGGTGTTCCCTTCCTCGGTATCTGCTGGGGCCACCAGCTACTTGCCGACGTTCTCGGCGGCACCGTCGCGGATATGGGCGTCTACGAGGTCGGGTACAGCGAGATCGAACACACCGGCGACTCCCGGCTGTTCGATGGAATCGACGAGACGTTCACCGCCTTCACCAGCCACTCCGACGAGGTCGTCGAACTCCCGCCGGGCGCCACCCCCCTCGCGAGTAACGAGTATTCGAACCACGGGTTCCGAATGGATCGCGTCTTCGGCGTTCAGTTCCATCCCGAGTACGATAGCAAGACCGCTCGCGAACTCGTCCACCGGAAAGAACTCTCCGACGAACGCCTCGAGTCGGTCCTCGGCGAGATTACCGAGGAGAACTATCGGCTGGCCAGCGAGGCGAAACTGGTCTTCGACAATTTTCTCGCGTTCGTCGAGGAGACAAACGAGACCAGCATCGTTGCCGATGGAGCAACCCGAGAGGCGCCGACTCGAGCCGGTTCCACGGACTGAAAGGCGGTATCAGACACCCAGAGCCGTACTGTACTGCCGGCACCGCCGAGGCCATCGTCCACTACGTCTATCGTGTCGGCTGCATACCAGGAAAAGTTTTAGGTCATCAAAACACTTACACCGAGTATGATAACTTCGGTAAAAATAGACGATCGAACGAAGGGGCGACTGCAGGATTTACAGACCGAGATCGAGTCACAGACCGGTCACACGGTAACCCAGCAGGAACTACTCGAGCGATTGGTCGATTCCGTCTACGAGTCCCGCTCTGAGTTTATCGAGTCGCTTCGCGACGAGTGGGACGAACTTTCCGACGAGGATATCGATGGCCTGCTCTCGAGGACGGCAGAGTCGGGAGATGCCATCGACGATGACGACATCGACGACATGATCTACGATAGCGAAACGGAATGAATTCCGTTCCGGTCTCGACACTCCTCGTCGAACGGATATGTGGCGTCGAAGATCGACGTCCAAAACGGCGAAAAAACTACCGAGACCGGTTCTCCGTTAGTCCGCAGCGACTTCGATCTTCGCCTCGTCTTCCTTCTCGATCGCTTCGACGATGAGTTCGGCGACGTCGACGATTTCGATTTCGTCTTCGTAGCCGCCGGTTTTGCGGCCGTCTTCGTACATCGTCATGCACATCGGACAGGCGACGACGAATTTTTCGACGCCACTGCCGGCGTCGGTGTCCTCTAAGGCCTCGCGAATGCGTTCTTCGCTGGGTTTGGGTTCTTCTTCGAAGTCCATCCAGAGGCCGCCGCCGCCGCCACCACAGCAGAACGAATTGCTGCGGTTGCGCGGCATTTCGTCGAGCGTACAGCCCGTCGCCGTGATGAGTTCGCGTGGGGCCTCGTACTCGTCGTTGTAGCGGCCGAGGTGACACGGGTCGTGGTAGGTGACCGTATAATCGAGTTCGGTGCCGGTAAGGTCGAGTCTGCCCTCGGTGACGAGTTCTTCGACGGCCTGGGTCCAGTGGAGGACGTCGATGTCGCCGTCGTCGTTCCACTGGTCGTCGTAGTCGAACGGCATCATCGGGTCGTCCGAGAACTCGTCGAAGTTGAGTTCGGGGTATTCGTTTTTGAAGGTGTTGTACGAGTGCGGGTCGGTACAGACGATCGTGTCGAACTCGCAGTCCTCCCAGGTTTCGACGTGGTGGCCGGCCAGTTCGACGTAGAGCAGTTCCTCGCCGACGCGGCGGATGTCGTTGCCGTCGAACTTCTCGTCGTCGAAGAGGATGCCGAAGCTGACGTCGGCTTCCTTCAGGATGGTCGCCAGCGAGCGGGCGACCTGCTTGTTTCGCGCGTCGTAGCTCGGGAAGTCGCCGACGTACCAGAGGTAGTCGACTTCCTCCTCGCGGGCGTCGGTGACGTCGAACTCGAGTTCGTCGGTCCAGTCGCCGCGGTTTCGGGGTGATTCGCCGAAGGTGTTGCCGTTTTGCATGACGTTCTGGAAGACGTCCTGCATGCTGGGGGGGACGTCGCCCTGGTCGGTCATCTGGCGGTTGAGCCGCGTGAAGCTCTTGAGGTGCTCGATTTCGACGGGGCAGGCGTCCATGCAGGCCATGCAGGCCATGCAGGACTCCATCGTCTCCGTGTTGATGACGGACGTTCCGCCGTCGGCGATGATGGGTTGGTCATCGCCGCCGGCCTCGAGGTCTTCGCGGTAGGATTTCAGGTCGAGGATGACGTTGCGGGTCAGTGGGCGGTCTGAGGCCTTGGCGGGACAGACCGAGAACACCGACCGCACTTGGTACAGGCGTCCTGGTCGAGGATTTCCTTCCAGGTGAAGTCGTCGATGGATTCGGCGTTGGTCGCGTCGAGATCCGAGGGGACGTTCGGCAGGCGCCGGCCGGCTTTCTCGTCACGCGTGACGACGTTCGCGAATGAGGAGATCATGTGGAACGGCTTGGCGTACGGAATCCAGGCGATGAAGAAAAAGGCGATCAGCGAGTGGGTCCACCAGGCGAGCCAGTGGAGGTTCTCGACGTTGAATCCGGCGCCGTTGAGCCCGGCCTGTTGTGCGCCGAGCGTCGAGAGTCCGATCGCATCGAAGCCGAGCGCCATCCCGTAGGCGACGAAGCTGACGACTTCGTGGTCGGGGATGCCGGCGCTGTAGACGCGCAGTCCCTCGAGCAGGAAGCCGCCGGCGCCCAGCGCGAACAGCGTCCAGATGAAGAGGTCGTCCTCGACGGAGGTGTGTCGATCCCAGAGGCGGTGATTGCGCACCCAGTAGCGCCGGTACATCGCCATTCCGATGCCGACGACGAACAGCAGTCCCATCGCGTCGACGACGAACGAGTAGGCGAGATAGAAGTCCCCTTCCCAGAACGTCCTGTGGAGGATCTTCTGGAAGGCGTACTGATCGAACCCGATAATTATGGTCGCGATCAACAGCGTCAAGAATCCCCACATAATAAACGAGTGCATCAGGCCGCCGTAGAGATCCCTATTGAACTGTTTCTCGTTCGAGAGAACGATTTTTGCGCTGCGTACGATTCGGTCAGGAAGATCGTCGAGTCGAGCGAACGAGTCGTCGTCGCCGTCGGCGTAGCGTGCGAACCGCTGGTAGACGCCGTAAACGAAAACGGCGATGGCGGTAAACGCAAGGAGGTAGAACACCGCGTACTCGACGCTGGTGATCCCCCAGTACGTCTCCCTCGCCACGTCCGACTGTGCTAAGGCGCTCATGTCCAATGAGGGGCAGGGCTGTAACTTAATTCTTATCACACCGTCCGTCAGGCTTCCCCAACGCTGTCTTGCGAAAATTTTCCTCAAATTTCGAGTTTATAATAGTTGACCATGTTCGATTTGATTCTCGACTTGGTCGATGGTATTCAGAGTGGCGATTGCCGGAGCGAGGCGATGGACCTCGAGGCGGATGCGCCTGTCTGTCTTCGCCTCGGTGGAGCAAGAATCGAGCCCCGATAGCAGTCAGTGCCGGGGATGGAGCTGTCTCACGCGACTACGACACGCAGAATCACGCTCCCCGACCCGGCGCTACCGGCTGTACGTCACTATCGATCCTGTTTCGAACGAATTTCCCCACAACTGACACCTGTTCGAGAAATAAACGGTTCACCTGTCAGTTGGGAACTCGTTTGAAATGGTGAACCTGGTATCCGAAAGACCCCTTCAGAGCGACGTCTACCGCTCGAACTACCCCTTCTGAGAAACGTCTATCCAACAGCGGCAACGACGCCGGGTCGTGGTGTCGAGCTCCGTGATTTGTCCCATCCCGATCGGGTCGAACAAGCGATCACGGACGAAAAAACTCGCCAACCCCAGTCTCGACCTTGAGCCGGCGGAGATGCTTGCAGAGCGTATTCGCCAGTGCGCCGATTGGATCCGGGAACTCCGTAAGAATCTCGAGTATCTCAAGGGCCCCAATCGCGCGGACACTAATCGCAACGAGGAGAAAGATTCCGAGTCCGAGTGGCGGGACAACAAGGATCGAAACCGGAAGCGTGCCAACGTACGGAACCGTGATTACGGAAGTAATAGCCGATGCGAGTCCGAATATCGGTACGGCTGTGATGAGTGATGCGAGTGTAATACGGCCGACGCGCGCATCGGCGAGCGGATCGAAGCCAATTTTCCGTGCACTCCAGACGTGGAGGACGACCATCGATGTGTATCCTATGCTCGTCGCAACGGCAGCCCCTTGCATCCCGTACCGAGGGATCAATATCAGGTTGAGCAAGAGGTTGACAACCGCAGCAACACCAGTTGCCGCGATTGGGTACCGCAACTCGCCGTTGCCCTGACTGATTGCAAGTATCGGACGAGCGAGTGCAAAACCAAGCGACCCGGGAAGCAACAGGAGCAACGGACCAACAGGTTCCATTCCGTATCTCCAGTAAGCAGGGATGACCTCTGATGCGAGGGAGGCTATCCCGATACTCATCACTGCAGTGAGCAAGAACGTGTATCTCGTCGTCTTTGCGGCCAGCAGCGATATTTGTTCTGTTTTTCCGTTCGACCACAGCTCGGCCGTCGAATGAACAAAGACCGTCTGGAATACGATAGGGACGAACCAGAGGAACTCTGCGAATTCTAGTGCGGCTTTGTAATATCCAACCTCATCACCTCCGACCCATGCCTGTAACATGAGAATGTCGACGTGATACAGCGACATAAGGAGGAAAATAAGGGCGATCGACAGCGAGTTGAAGGTCAGCATCTCCCTCCGAGGGAACCCCTCTGGGGGTCGACGAAAGACGTTCTTGAGGGATTTGCGGTTGTGAAGTACAGTTAGCCCACCGATCGCAGCTAGCCCCGTTGCGACAATCTGGCCGATGATCGCACCGATAACACCGTATCCAGCAGCAATTAGGGGCAATGCGACGAGCGGAAAGGAAACCGAATAGAGAATTTTCAGCGGTTCGGAATACCGCTCGAGACCGAACCCCATGAGCGATTTCCGCGCGAACTCCCAATACTGTGCCGTGATCACGAGCGCGATGAGGACGTAAAAATACCGTGAGAACCGAGAGCTAAACACGGTAGCGAAAAAATCACTATATGTCGCACACGCGAGGACGATTGTCCCGCCGATAGCGAGACCAGTCGCGGTCCGAAGATAGAACCCGATGACTGACGCTTTCCACCTGTCTCCATCGCGATCTTCGGCGAGGTACTTTCGAACGCCGTCGGAGATCCCAGCGCTCACGAAGATCATGAATATCGCCTGAACGGCCATTACCGTCGCGTACTCGCCAAACTGCTCCGGACCGAGCAATCGAGCGAGAACGGGTTTCGAGAGGAGCCCAACGATGAGCGCAACGAACTTGCTCGCCGAGACGGAAAGGATACCGCTTAAGATACTACGATCCATGATGTCGTTGCTGGAAATTCAAAACAGGTGGAATGACTTACTGTCACTTGTTGAAAATCGGGCAGATTGAGCACGATATGACTCCATCTACCATTCACCGCCCATGTCAGATGTTCGCTTTTTATTGTTTTATCGACAACGGTTAATATACTCAGCAACATGGTATTTCGGGGGAAATATAGTAAAATCTTATAGATTTGGAGGGGATTGTCGATATCTTAGCAGCCGCATGTACAATCGGCGGTAGTATAGTATCCGATGATTGGATGACACCATTTTATTTCTCTGATGGTATTTTTTATCACCATATAGAATTATAAATAAGTTAAGGTTATCAATTCAAATCATTACGAGTAATACGTACGATGACGCTGGTAAGGATGCGTCTACTACGCGAGCGTGCCCCAACCCTCCCCCCGTCGCATCGAACAGGCAATCGAAATGGGGGCGGCCGAGTTGCTCGGCAAGGCAACGTCCGGATTCGGGGCTGGACGTATCGATGCACCGGCCACGATCAAACGAATTTCGGACCGGTTATAGTGATGATCCGCACACGCTTTCAGCGAGATCAGTACGTCACTGGTCGGAGTCGGATGTGAAGGAATGTGGTGGTCCTCGAGGCGGATGCGCCCGTCTGTCTTCGCCTCGGTGGAGCAAGAATCGAGCCCCAGAAGCAGCCGGTGCCGGCGATGAAGCTGTCTCACGCGGCTATGACACGCAGAATCACGCTCCCCGACCCGGCGCTACCGGCTGTACGAAACCAGCCGACTCGATAGCTTAGAAACCGGTTAAAATGCCACATGGACGCCCCGAAAGACTGCTCGAACGTGACGCATCTTCAAACAGCGAGGGAATCCCGGCCTTCAGGCCGGGCGGGAATCGCGTCACTCTTAGACGCATCTGCTGTCAGTCGGCATTGCCGGATTCCTCTCGTTTGTTGTCGATACACTCTCTGACGAGACTCGACAGGTTGATGTGATTCTCGTCTATCCACTCGGCCTGTTCCTCTGTGATGGTGATATTCTTCCGTATCATCACCTGCATCTGTGTGTTCGATGCGCATAAGTGTGTTTAGTGTGTACTCCGTCGTGTGTCCGATCCGGTGACGAAGACGCTTCAGGCTACGCTCGCTCTACCCACGGCGGGCAAAGAGCAACGTCTGTCGCGTCTGCTGGACACATATCGTGAGGCACTGCACGACGCCTTCGACGCCGGGGCCGATACAATGTCTGCGGTCAACGACCTTGTGACGCCCTACGACCTGCCGTATCAGGCCAAAGACGCGCTCAAATCCTACGTCCCAAAACTTCGGGATACCTACGACGCCTCGGAGTTGGACGACGAGCATCCGCTTCGGCTCGTCAACCGTGCCGCGACGTTCGACTACTCCGACGAGCGCGAGTATGGCTACGTCTGGCAGGTTCCCCAACCCGGTCGCGGGACGAATTTCTGGATACCACTTCAGATCAATCCCGAACAGGAATCGCTGTGGGCCGACCTGTTGAGCGATGACGGAGCAGAACCCGGCGAAATCCGACTCCAACGACACCGAACGTCGTGGGAGTTGCACGTCACCGTCAAGCACGAGATCGAACAGGCAGAGCCGAACGACCCGACGTACATCGGCTTCGACGTTGGTGAGAGCGCGTTGATTACGGGCTGTGCCCTGAAACGCGACGTGCCACGGGAGCCGATCATCGTCAGTGGCAATCGAGCGCGGCATCTGCGGAAAGAGATGCACACCACCCTGAAACGACTCCAAGAGCGAGACGCCGCCGAGTGGCGGATTGACGAGCGGTTCGGCCACTACCAGAACGCGCTCACTGATATTGTCGAGAAGGTGTCTCGGCAGGCCGTCGAGTACGCCCGACAATTCGAGAAGCCGGTAATCGTGATGGAGAATCTGACGTACATCCGCGAGTCGCTGGACTACGGTTCGTACATGAACCGACGACTCCACGCATGGGCGTTCGCCCGATTGCAGGGCCGTATCGAGGACAAAGCGCGGGAGGCTGGAATCTCGGTCGAATACATCCGACCGGAGTACACCAGCCAGACGTGCCACGCCTGTGGCCACATCGGGAGTCGTAACGGCGACGACTTTCGGTGTACGAACGATGATTGCCACATAACAGTGTTCCACGCCGATCTGAACGCGGCGGCGAATATCGCTGGCCGTGTTGACCCGTGGGGAGAGAGCCTGTCTTGGGAACCGACAGGCAATGACTCGCCTCGGGATGGGAGCGCGCGTGACAGCGCCACAGTCCACCGTGAGACGAGCGAGAAACACTCGCAGATGAGACTCACGGCGTACACGGACTGAAACCTCACCGGGCTTGCTACATCGGTGGCAGGACCGGAATCCAACCGTGTTGGAAGTCTCGCCGTTTACGGCGGGCGAGGATGTCACACCGATCTAAGCTGGCAACAGGCTTAAATAGCCACCCATCGGGAGTGTCCACCCATGAAAGACAAAACCGAAGAACTCAGGGATATCTTCACTAGCGTTACCGACGGCGAAGACACGATCACCGAATCGCAAGAGGACACCCGCGGCTCCCTCGAGCGCGACGAGCGAACCGACGAGGAACGCCTCGAGAGCGTCGTCACGCAGATGCGCGAGCGCTACGCGTTCGACACGGACCTCTCCGATGACGAACTGATAACGGTCGCCAGGGAGTTCTACGACGACCGGGACGACGCGGCGATCGCCGGGGGGTTGGGGGTCGAACCGGACGAGGTCTTCGTGGCTCGACTGTCGCTGCACCTCGTCGGCGAGGAGGATGCAGACGAGGTCGACCTCGCGGCGATTCGCGACCGCGAGGAGGACGATGCGACGTTGGCCGACGAGTACGACGTCAGCGAAGCCCAGATCCGCCGGTACCGCCGCGTCGCACAGGCGGAAGACCAGTCCCGAGCCGCGAACGACCGCTACCGCGATGAATTCGACAGCATCCTCGCGGACGCCGAACTCTCCGAGCGCATGACGACCGACGTCCGTGAAGACGGACTCGAGGACGCGACCGAGGGGATGGAAACCGAGGTGGATTTCTAACGACCTTTTCAGCGGGTCCTCGCTCACTGTGTTCGCTCGAATCCGGTCAAAAACATCGATGGAAAAGGCCGAGGGCGAGCGAGGCGAGCGCTCGGGACAAGTACGCTCGTACTGCAGAGGCTTTGATCGCGAATACCTTCCTCGAACTGAAGCCGCAGCGCGTCCACCTGGCCTCCCGGTGACGCGTTGCTTCGATGGCTGAGCGAGACTTCTTATATCGGGGCGCGGCCAGACGGCCCGTGACCCGAACGCAGGTTTCGTTTAGCGATCTCCGGACCGCCGCGTACTGCCCGCGGAAGTGTTACTATCAGCGGACGCTGCCGGACGAGGACCGCGAGCCACCATCCGAAGTCGACGCCATCCGCGTGCTCGCAACCCGGTACGAGGAGTTACTCGAGGCACCGCCGGCCGCCCTCGAGCGCGAGCCGATCGCCATCCCTCCGACCCGGTACCGCGATCGGTTGACGTCGACCCGACGGCGACTCGAAGCTGCGGGCCACTGGGACCGTCTCTGCAATCCGAGCGACCGGGGGGTGTTCGCGGCCGGCAAACACTGCCGGGGTATCGTCCACAAGGTCCTCGGAAACCCGCTCGAGCCGGTATTAATTTCGTCCGGCGAACCACCGGATACCGGGGTCTGGGAGCCGCAGTCGGTTCACGCGGTCGCGGCCGCAAAGGCGCTGGCCTGGCAACGCGGCGAGCGAGTCGAGCGAGCCTGGCTCGAGTATCCGGCCTATGGCGTGATTCGATCGCTCGAGCTTACGACCCGGCGGAAAGCGCAGTTTCGCAACGCACTTCGGACGGTCCGAGAACTGGACGG
This window harbors:
- a CDS encoding alpha/beta fold hydrolase, producing MPTASNGTVSLYYDRDGEGAPVVFVSEAGLGGWLWGWQHAALAGPYDVVVWDLRGTGRSDAPVGPYDLETLVADLEAVLGDCDIRNAHLVGCGLGGAIALAAARTSRRVETLTLFGTAPRGSAFDLEALFAPPDDRAALRSSLEAGLSEDFLEAQPDVCDGIADWRADGDADRAGWTAQVEALEGFDATDWLVEVTQPTRVIHGGGDELVSPATGEALAQGLPRGEFVELEGAGHLCFVERSRTVNDLLLGFLEERTDGPRDSS
- a CDS encoding CRISPR-associated protein Cas4; protein product: MTRTQVSFSDLRTAAYCPRKCYYQRTLPDEDREPPSEVDAIRVLATRYEELLEAPPAALEREPIAIPPTRYRDRLTSTRRRLEAAGHWDRLCNPSDRGVFAAGKHCRGIVHKVLGNPLEPVLISSGEPPDTGVWEPQSVHAVAAAKALAWQRGERVERAWLEYPAYGVIRSLELTTRRKAQFRNALRTVRELDGPPARTTNRSKCDACEFVADCGVKTRTLRSLLGL
- a CDS encoding oligosaccharide flippase family protein; this encodes MDRSILSGILSVSASKFVALIVGLLSKPVLARLLGPEQFGEYATVMAVQAIFMIFVSAGISDGVRKYLAEDRDGDRWKASVIGFYLRTATGLAIGGTIVLACATYSDFFATVFSSRFSRYFYVLIALVITAQYWEFARKSLMGFGLERYSEPLKILYSVSFPLVALPLIAAGYGVIGAIIGQIVATGLAAIGGLTVLHNRKSLKNVFRRPPEGFPRREMLTFNSLSIALIFLLMSLYHVDILMLQAWVGGDEVGYYKAALEFAEFLWFVPIVFQTVFVHSTAELWSNGKTEQISLLAAKTTRYTFLLTAVMSIGIASLASEVIPAYWRYGMEPVGPLLLLLPGSLGFALARPILAISQGNGELRYPIAATGVAAVVNLLLNLILIPRYGMQGAAVATSIGYTSMVVLHVWSARKIGFDPLADARVGRITLASLITAVPIFGLASAITSVITVPYVGTLPVSILVVPPLGLGIFLLVAISVRAIGALEILEILTEFPDPIGALANTLCKHLRRLKVETGVGEFFRP
- a CDS encoding conditioned medium-induced protein 4; its protein translation is MKDKTEELRDIFTSVTDGEDTITESQEDTRGSLERDERTDEERLESVVTQMRERYAFDTDLSDDELITVAREFYDDRDDAAIAGGLGVEPDEVFVARLSLHLVGEEDADEVDLAAIRDREEDDATLADEYDVSEAQIRRYRRVAQAEDQSRAANDRYRDEFDSILADAELSERMTTDVREDGLEDATEGMETEVDF
- a CDS encoding RNA-guided endonuclease TnpB family protein codes for the protein MSDPVTKTLQATLALPTAGKEQRLSRLLDTYREALHDAFDAGADTMSAVNDLVTPYDLPYQAKDALKSYVPKLRDTYDASELDDEHPLRLVNRAATFDYSDEREYGYVWQVPQPGRGTNFWIPLQINPEQESLWADLLSDDGAEPGEIRLQRHRTSWELHVTVKHEIEQAEPNDPTYIGFDVGESALITGCALKRDVPREPIIVSGNRARHLRKEMHTTLKRLQERDAAEWRIDERFGHYQNALTDIVEKVSRQAVEYARQFEKPVIVMENLTYIRESLDYGSYMNRRLHAWAFARLQGRIEDKAREAGISVEYIRPEYTSQTCHACGHIGSRNGDDFRCTNDDCHITVFHADLNAAANIAGRVDPWGESLSWEPTGNDSPRDGSARDSATVHRETSEKHSQMRLTAYTD
- a CDS encoding type 1 glutamine amidotransferase → MSQLRIAVLNAAHRDENTTRNFRRELDASLAEFDVTDGTVPDTFEYDGVVVTGSRASVYWDDDWISPVAEWVGEAIDRGVPFLGICWGHQLLADVLGGTVADMGVYEVGYSEIEHTGDSRLFDGIDETFTAFTSHSDEVVELPPGATPLASNEYSNHGFRMDRVFGVQFHPEYDSKTARELVHRKELSDERLESVLGEITEENYRLASEAKLVFDNFLAFVEETNETSIVADGATREAPTRAGSTD
- a CDS encoding AMP-binding protein; protein product: MTLSLARRAEHFPDRTAVVDISEDRLYAPAETIDEDRITYDGLSTVATRTAARLSSRGIGPGDTVCLVTRNRVASLALFFACRRLGATLAPISHLLTPASVDRPFDVLEPELVVAEAAQRDLVRSIPFDRAVTIEELTETERAPVAFDDDRARTHSPLALHGVSGRPVARYSADTLERNCVTGIVAWGLAANDVVPLTLPLATADGFVRVALSVLFVGGTLLLDRAFDPGDAATAMAEADATFLPGREPAIRDIANASGFENAVDSLERVVCEGPVADDVVAAYHDCGVTVARAYGRLECPTALSQRFGADRGESDSTASVVGRPVPDCRARLIDGEDSVLEDAATGRLQLAGPMVADGYVTPSSTGDEQGGEPADLEGSEREAAEDRGRFTDGWFDTGQRFRRDEGGNYHLR